The following are encoded together in the Sphaerodactylus townsendi isolate TG3544 linkage group LG12, MPM_Stown_v2.3, whole genome shotgun sequence genome:
- the CCDC15 gene encoding coiled-coil domain-containing protein 15, which yields MLPPKKQQLQVRRWRKTRELPFCENGRPFPAAAKWKFLAERSHPVAPVGAWVEGAPEDADQEESLAFTSAAVIEEEYREQQKEKEKVLKHFQEQVKHRVNQHVKQRKKQQLQKSYEAALKEGSVAIGFSDSAPQLTPKKSTCLYRCDTNSAICSSAGVQHPSNMQQWEGEMPDAQFSEQAESVRTTVQQVRFRLASCKTVSEGDPPSELPGGSWGNPLNTQKAKSNTTTAVNTEEDYPREFPPKGYHGLATGVQEQGMQKPEKGGKGDYYTIQLEKISSDIIKTSTSAGTSAVGAETQAPLVLWPGMEEEELRKERQNQYLRYRRLFMDIEREQVKEQLRQKEWQKKMDKIKKEKEHQRFAEEQKMQEATSHEIPNSTEKASEKLEQLKLEDMKEKEKIVAKQQRHKEYARYVEALRAQMEKKIKMYNISLPSLCFCGSDFWDCHPDSCANNCVFYKNHKAYADALRSVISSCNVFDGGSDTRLAVHTFATVHARSEKNS from the exons ATGTTACCCCCCAAGAAGCAGCAGTTGCAAGTTCGTCGCTGGAGGAAAACCAGAGAGCTACCTTTCTGTGAAAATGGGAGACCTTTCCCAGCAGCAGCAAAGTGGAAGTTTTTAGCAGAGAGGAGCCATCCAGTAGCACCTGTTGGGGCTTGGGTGGAGGGTGCCCCAGAAGATGCAGATCAAGAGGAAAGCCTGGCATTT ACTTCAGCAGCTGTCATTGAAGAAGAATACAGAgagcaacaaaaagaaaaagagaaggttctgaaacattttcaagaacaGGTCAAGCACAGAGTGAACCAGCACGTTAAGCagagaaaaaaacagcaacttcaaaaatcatatgaagcA GCTCTAAAAGAAGGCTCTGTTGCGATAGGATTTTCAGATTCTGCACCTCAGTTAACTCCCAAGAAAAGCACATGTTTATACAGATGCGACACAAATTCTGCCATTTGCAGTTCTGCTGGTGTGCAGCACCCCAGTAACATGCAGCAGTGGGAAGGAGAAATGCCAGATGCACAGTTCTCAGAACAAGCCGAAAGT GTAAGAACAACTGTGCAGCAAGTTCGTTTCAGACTGGCTTCTTGCAAGACTGTATCAGAAGGAGACCCTCCTTCTGAACTGCCTGGAGGTTCTTGGGGAAACCCTCTGAATACACAG AAGGCAAAATCCAACACAACAACTGCAGTAAATACAGAAGAGGATTATCCCAGAGAGTTTCCTCCGAAGGGATACCATGGGCTTGCCACAGGAGTGCAAGAGCAGGGAATGCAGAAACCAGAAAAAGGTGGCAAGGGCGACTACTATACAATCCAGCTTGAAAAA ATTAGTAGCGACATAATAAAGACTTCCACTTCAGCTGGCACTTCAGCAGTTGGTGCTGAAACCCAAGCTCCTCTCGTCCTGTGGCCTGGaatggaggaagaagagctgAGAAAGGAG CGTCAAAACCAGTACCTGAGATACAGGCGTCTCTTCATGGATATCGAAAGAGAACAAGTTAAGGAGCAGCTAAGGCAGAAGGAATGGCAGAAGAAAATGGACAA aattaagaaagaaaaggagCACCAGCGGTTTGCAGAGGAGCAGAAAATGCAGGAGGCTACCTCCCATGAAATTCCTAACTCTACTGAGAAAGCTTCTGAAAAACTGGAACAGCTTAAGCTAGAGGacatgaaagaaaaggaaaagattgTAGCAAAACAGCAGAGACACAAAGAATATGCAAG ATATGTAGAAGCATTACGGGCTCAGATGGAGAAGAAAATCAAAATGTACAATATCAGCTTGCCTTCCTTGTGCTTCTGTGGGTCAGATTTCTGGGACTGTCATCCTGATAGCTGTGCAAATAACTGTGTGTTTTATAAAAATCATAAAG cATATGCTGACGCCTTGAGATCTGTGATCTCCTCTTGTAACGTTTTTGATGGAGGCTCAGACACAAGACTCGCAGTTCATACGTTTGCGACTGTACATGCCCGTTCTGAGAAGAATTCTTAA